Genomic window (Bosea vaviloviae):
ACGGTTCGCTCGGACAGCGACCTCGTCGGCCGCTTCGGCGGCGAGGAGTTCGCGGTCTTCCTGCCTCGCGCCAATGCAGCGACGGCGCGGCGCATGGCGCAGCGCATGCAGCACACCCTCGAAACCAAGCGCTTGCCGGTGTCGGAGACGCTGGCCCTGCAGGTTTCGGCGAGCTTCGGCATCGCCACGCGGCAGAAGGGCGAGAATTTCACCGCCTTCATCGAGCGCGCCGACCGCGCGCTCTACCGCGCCAAGAACGACGGCCGCGACTGCATCAGGCTGGCCGAGCCCGCCCTCGTCACCACGGCCGCAGCCGCGGCCTGATCCTCAGGACGCGGCCTCGATCGCCTGCAAGGCGCCATCCAGCGCAGCGCTGGGCGCGACAGCCGTCCATCCCGCCATCTGATGCCGGAACCAGGTGACCTGCCGCTTGGCATAGGCGCGCGTATCGGCCTGCCCACGCGCGATCGCCTCCGCCAGCGAGAGATCGCCGTCGAGATGGGCGATCAGCCCCGGCACGCCATGGGCGCGCATCACCGGCAGCAGCGGGTCGAGCCGGCGCTCGCGCAGGCGCGCGACCTCGTCCAGCGCACCTTCCGCCATCATCGCCTCGAAGCGCCGGTCGATCCGCGCGCGGATCTCCTCGCGCTCCGGCGCCACGAAGAGGCGCAGCAGCGGCAGGCCGTCGAGAGGGCCCGGCCGGCGGTCGCCCTGGAAACTCGCCAGCGAACGCCCCGTCGCCTCCCACACCTCCAACGCCCGCATGGTCCGCATGCGGTCGCTCGGCCGCAACCGTTCGGCCATGGCCGGATCGCGCGCCCGGAGTTCGTCATGCAAGGCTGCCGTCTCCAGCCCCGCGACGCGGGCGCGGAACGCCGCCCGCACGGCCTCCGGCACTGGCGGAATCGCCGAGAACCCTTCGGTCAGCGCCTTGAAATAGAGCCCGGTTCCGCCGACCAGCACCGGTAACGAGCCGGCCTGCCAGAGCTCCGCCAGCAGCGCGCCGGTCTCGGCGGCGTAACGCATCGCCGAATAGTTCTCCGCACCGTCGACATGGCCATAGAGCCGATGCGGCACGGACGCTTCCTCGGCTTGCGTCGGGCGCGCCGTGATGATCCGGAGGTCGGCATAGACCTGCATGGAATCGGCATTGACCACGGTGCCGCCGAAGCGTCGCGCGATCGCCATCGCCAGCGCGGACTTGCCGCTGGCCGTCGGACCTGCGATGAGCACCGCCCTGATCGTCACCCTGCCCGGTCCTTCCTCATGCTCGTCGCCACGCTCGTTTCCGCCCATGGTCAGGCGCTGGTCGATGACAGCCTGCTGAGCCATCTCTCGGCAACCATCTCCGGCCTTACGCGCAGCGCGCGTCTCGACGGCGAGATCGCCGCCGACGTCTTCGCGGAAGCGAACGACGCGCGCAAGTTGGAAGCCGAGATCCGTCTCGCCCTCGCGGGCGCCGCGATCGATATCGTGGTCCAGCCGGAAGCGACGCGGCGCAAGGCGCTGTTCCTCGCCGATATGGATTCGACCATGATCGGTCAGGAGTGCATCGACGAGCTCGCCGCCTATGTCGGCCTCAAGGAGAAGGTCTCCGGCATCACCGAGCGCGCCATGCGCGGTGAAATCGCCTTCGAGCCAGCCCTGCGCGAGCGCGTCGCCTTGCTGAAAGGCGTGCCGCTTTCGGTCGTCGGCGAGATCATTACTGACCGCATCACACTGACGCCGGGCGGATCGGCGCTCGTGCGCACCATGCGCGCCCATGGCGGCTATACCGCGCTGGTCTCGGGCGGCTTCACCGTCTTCACCGGGCCGATCAGCACGATGATCGGCTTCGACGAGCACCGGTCCAATGTCTTGCTTGCGCATGAGGGCGTGCTGACCGGCGAGGTCGCCGACCCGATCCTCGGCAAGCAGGCCAAGCTCGATGCGCTACTGGAATTGCGCGGGCGTCTTGGCCTCGCCCCGGCACAGACGCTCGCCGTTGGAGACGGGGCCAATGACCTTGCCATGCTGGGCGAAGCGGGCCTGGGCGCAGCCTTCCGCGCCAAGCCGGCGGTCGCCGCCGCCGCCCATGCGAGGCTCGACCACGCCGATCTGACGGCGCTGCTCTATGCCCAGGGCTATACTGGCGCAGAGATCGTCAGGTAGCACCTGGCCTCGGAAGCTCCGGAATCTCGACGCATCATCCTGGACAAGCGGCGTAAGCCGCACAGCTCCGGGATCCATCGGAGGGCTCCGGAACTCTACGAAGGATCGCGCGAACTCCGGAACAAAGCTCCCAAATCGACAACACAAAAAAAGGGCGGCCTCGACGGCCGCCCTTTCGCAAATCCATGACGACCAGCGTCAGTTCATCGACACCGCGACGAAGCGGACTTCGCCCTGCGCGTTCGAGACCAGAAGCAAGGCGGACTTCTTGCCGTCCTTCTTCAAGGCATCGAGACGCTTGGTCACGTCCTCAGGCGAGTTCACCGGCTCCTGGCCGACCTCGACGATCAATTCGCCGACCGAGATGCGCTTGTCGGCGGCGTTCGAATTCGGGTCGACCTTGGTGATGATGACGCCCTTCGTGCCTTCCTTGATCGCGTAGCGCTTCTTCAGCTCCTCGGTCTGCGGAGAGAATTCGAGGCCAAGAGCGCTGGTCACGGCAGGCTTGGCCGGTTCGGCCGGCGTGCGTGCCGAGGCGGGCTGGACCTTCTCGCCATCCTCGAGACGGCCAAGCTTGACGGTCTTCACCTCTTCCTTGCCCTTGCGCACGATGCTGACCGGC
Coding sequences:
- the serB gene encoding phosphoserine phosphatase SerB encodes the protein MLVATLVSAHGQALVDDSLLSHLSATISGLTRSARLDGEIAADVFAEANDARKLEAEIRLALAGAAIDIVVQPEATRRKALFLADMDSTMIGQECIDELAAYVGLKEKVSGITERAMRGEIAFEPALRERVALLKGVPLSVVGEIITDRITLTPGGSALVRTMRAHGGYTALVSGGFTVFTGPISTMIGFDEHRSNVLLAHEGVLTGEVADPILGKQAKLDALLELRGRLGLAPAQTLAVGDGANDLAMLGEAGLGAAFRAKPAVAAAAHARLDHADLTALLYAQGYTGAEIVR
- the miaA gene encoding tRNA (adenosine(37)-N6)-dimethylallyltransferase MiaA; amino-acid sequence: MGGNERGDEHEEGPGRVTIRAVLIAGPTASGKSALAMAIARRFGGTVVNADSMQVYADLRIITARPTQAEEASVPHRLYGHVDGAENYSAMRYAAETGALLAELWQAGSLPVLVGGTGLYFKALTEGFSAIPPVPEAVRAAFRARVAGLETAALHDELRARDPAMAERLRPSDRMRTMRALEVWEATGRSLASFQGDRRPGPLDGLPLLRLFVAPEREEIRARIDRRFEAMMAEGALDEVARLRERRLDPLLPVMRAHGVPGLIAHLDGDLSLAEAIARGQADTRAYAKRQVTWFRHQMAGWTAVAPSAALDGALQAIEAAS